TTGAAaccttaaaatataaaacttacagaTTCGAGATGGTCATCGTCATTGATATCACCTTCAGTGTTAAAAAGACATATCAATCCATCCACGGAAGCGGAGAGAAGCTTGTTTGGGTTGTTAGGAACGAAGCGTACCTGTGAATAGCAACGCCCACGCAGCAGAGTTGAGTCCTAGTGATTAAACAACAAACTAGTTCGGCTGGCTCAATAGATGATAGAAAATacttgaacaacaacaacaacaacaacatcagagAGGaacataagcaaaacaaacctgAGTGACGTCGTCTCCGTGAGATTCCTCTAAACAAGCAACTTGCTTCGAGTTTCTCCAATCCCACAGAAGAACCTGCACCCATGACTTACAGATTGTAACAAGCTATATATAGCTGGAACATAAATAAGAACCGGCCCTTTTCTCAAAGTGTATACCTTTAACACAATTAGAGATAAAAGGAAAGATACACAAGGGGTTTATATGTGGAAACCTAACTAACCTGCTCTTTGCATCCACCAGCCAAAAGATGATCTGAAGCACCACCATAGGAGAAGCTGAAAATCTCCTGATCATTCCCAGTATCAATACACGAAACCTGAAACACCCACGACCATCaacttaaaacatttataaaatcaGATCAGCTTCTCTAAGTTCGTTaatcccaaaaaaagaaaaaaaaaaaaaaaaaacctgttgAAAACTTCGCGTATCCCAAGATCGAATGGTCCCATCGGAGGAGCAGGAGTGCAAAAGGTGAGGAGACACAGCCGAGTCAGAGGAAAACGCAATTTGATTGACGGTATCGGAGTGACCCTTACATTCGCCGTAGTATTGACCAGTGACGGGGGAGTAGAGCTTGACGGTGTTGGTAGATAACGAAACCGCAATAGCTGTCCAATCGAACCTGTGGGGGAAAAAAACAAGAGCTTGGTCTCAAATTAATGAACCTAATTTGGTTATGGTAAAAGAGCAAAAGGGAAGAGAggtcttttgttttattgtacTTTGGGACAATCTGGAAGACGTAGTCAGAGCCGAAGTTGGTCTGAATAGAGTTCTTCAGCCCAAATTTCTTCACTTGACGTTGATTTTGAACCTCCACTTCCATCTCcgacgcttcttcttctctttccattTGGTTTTTGAGTCAAATTAACAACAATGTGATGagggggtttttttttaacggttttagggtttcttcttcttcttcttcttcttcttcttctcctttttcttctattatatAATAAGGTCACAAGTGATATGGGCCCGTTTTTAACCTTTTGGCCCATTTATGACCCACCAACGATGCAAGCAATGCTCTTGACTTTGGATACGCAAACAAAAGTCTAGTTAGAAGAAGAAAGTCCAGTTTGCTCTACAAAATCTTTACTATTTCAGTGCAACTAACTATATTATCCCTACATTTACAATTCTTAGACAGGACGACCTAGTGCTTAAGTAGAGAGAGTCAGGCGGAACTATTGTTGCTTATCTGTAAGTAGTATCCATTCCATTAAAGCCAAAATCTAGTTCCGActactctcaagtctcaacacattaaatacatttttaatggtAGTTAATTTCggtgaaagaaaatgaaactaaTTTACACTTTGCCcggttatattttttttcttcaaagcATATACTCCTAAAAGTTTCCGCAGATCTTGTTCAGAAATTAATGTTCTAGTTGTGCTTGTGCATGATCAACCCACGTATACTTTTGATCAATATTCAATACAAACTGTTGGTAcgggattcagcacccccgacataccgagctaaaccagaaatactaattgattaGTTAACCGGGAAATCGGTTAAGggcttgattaggtcaacaaGAAGTCAGTTCGGCCAAAGTGtcaccttgaagaagaaggagccgaCTTCCACTTCGGCACGGCGGCCGAATAAAGCAATGAGGCAGCTTTCCATATCTCACTTCGGccgataaggaaagtgaatatatattgtaatcttaGGACGTGTATAAAGGAGGAGTGATTTCTCCATTGTAAGGTATCCagaataaaatacaataattgagttctcctcttgttcttagcaataaaccctaattcttttgagttctacttctttacttttaattccaaggcttagatctattttctagagagataattctattgaatttgtttccccccttaaacaaattcattgtggaaacctagttcctacaattggcgccgtctgtggggacgcaAATCGTCTCTAGAAAACTTACTCTCTAGCCCGACAATAATGTCTTCCATCATCAACGAAATCCCCGAAGCAAACCGCACAACCTCTAGCATGCTCGATCT
The sequence above is drawn from the Camelina sativa cultivar DH55 chromosome 4, Cs, whole genome shotgun sequence genome and encodes:
- the LOC104783364 gene encoding WD repeat-containing protein 89 homolog isoform X2, producing MEREEEASEMEVEVQNQRQVKKFGLKNSIQTNFGSDYVFQIVPKFDWTAIAVSLSTNTVKLYSPVTGQYYGECKGHSDTVNQIAFSSDSAVSPHLLHSCSSDGTIRSWDTRSFQQVSCIDTGNDQEIFSFSYGGASDHLLAGGCKEQVLLWDWRNSKQVACLEESHGDDVTQVRFVPNNPNKLLSASVDGLICLFNTEGDINDDDHLESVINIGTSIGKIGFLGDCYKKLWCLTHIETLSVWNWQDGSCEINLEKARELASDSWTQDNVDYFVDCHCPGGDDLWMIGGTCAGTIGYFPVNCKGSGSVGSAEAILGGGHIDVVRSVLRMPCEYGGAAGLFGWTGGEDGRLCCWKSDENSTEINRSWTSSELVVKPPKNRKKNRHSPY
- the LOC104783364 gene encoding WD repeat-containing protein 89 homolog isoform X1 → MEREEEASEMEVEVQNQRQVKKFGLKNSIQTNFGSDYVFQIVPKFDWTAIAVSLSTNTVKLYSPVTGQYYGECKGHSDTVNQIAFSSDSAVSPHLLHSCSSDGTIRSWDTRSFQQVSCIDTGNDQEIFSFSYGGASDHLLAGGCKEQVLLWDWRNSKQVACLEESHGDDVTQDSTLLRGRCYSQVRFVPNNPNKLLSASVDGLICLFNTEGDINDDDHLESVINIGTSIGKIGFLGDCYKKLWCLTHIETLSVWNWQDGSCEINLEKARELASDSWTQDNVDYFVDCHCPGGDDLWMIGGTCAGTIGYFPVNCKGSGSVGSAEAILGGGHIDVVRSVLRMPCEYGGAAGLFGWTGGEDGRLCCWKSDENSTEINRSWTSSELVVKPPKNRKKNRHSPY